A segment of the Denticeps clupeoides chromosome 2, fDenClu1.1, whole genome shotgun sequence genome:
gaggagagagagaggagagagaggggagagagagagagagagagggaggagagataggggagagagagagagagagagagatggggggagagagagtgagagagggggagaaatagggagaaagagagagaaagagagggagagatagaggagagcgagggagagagaggagagagagggagagatagaaCCGACCCGGATTGAAGTGCATAAATGAACCAATACTGCCTGTGCCGGTCCAGTGCAGCCCTCAGACAACGACGCACGACGAAGCCTCGGTATGTTTTAGGTTTGGCTTTGGTCGGATCGTCGCTGTCTGGGAGCTGGAGAGCTGTTACTGTAACATCATTGGCATCGCGCGCCCGCTTCATATTATCTCGCGTGGGAAAATTACACAATGCCAAAGAAACCACAGACTACACCGTTATTGCAATATTATGCAATAGGTCTCGGATAAGTTGTCAAACTCTATCAGCAGTATGAGTGGTGAGACATATTGCAACGGGATGAAACTGCTCTGTTTCAGCATTGATATTTCGATTTGTTGACCAATGTCgatacatatatatttgtatatatgtgtatgttgcTGTTTAAATATTCTGGATCCGAGTGGTCTTTGGTTAAGATACACACACCAGCGAACGAGGCGTCGCGGTGGGACCGGGCTTGAACCAGGCTTCTACTAAATACGGAGAACTTGCATGGCGCCATCTAGCGCCCGTAGCTGGTAGCGCAGCAGGTCCACGGGTGGAACCTTTATTAACCACGTTTGTTTTTAGggggaagaaaaataaagttgCCATCAAGTTGCGCGGGTTAAAATCAACTCTGCTAACAATATGCCAGACGGACATTCTGTTTAAAGGGAATTTATCCGGAGATTGTGCTTTCTTGCTTGTTAATTAGTCATGAAGTTCCGAGCGAAAATGATAGACTTGGGCTGCCTGAACCATTTCACACGTAAGGCGTTAATGGTTTAACAACGATCACCATTTTGTGGAGAATTTGCTATTTTAATCGTGCGACCTGTGACGTTTCACTGGGCTGTGTCTGTTGGGCCGCATTTCGGCGGGGAAAGGGGTCGATTGCTGGGCCTTTTCTCGACGAAGTGAACCTTTGCTGACGCTTGCGTGGCGGAGGCTGACcaatcattaacatttacagcatttaccagacgcccttatccagagcgacttacagtcagtagttacagggaccgtccccccctggagacactcagggttaagtgtcttgctcagggacacaatggtagtaagtgggatttgaacctgggtcttctggttcataggcgagtgtgttacccactaggcagcTTACTCATCACTTCCAAGCTCTAGCTGCTCTAGTCACCCTGACATTAAAGTTAAATCCACGTCAAGATCCATTTTTAATCTTGATTTCGTTCCTTTCACTTGACAGGTGTCGTCAACACAATCGCCAAGTTGACCAAAAGCTGCGTTCTTAGGCTCACGCCGGACAACCTTTACTTTGTCCTTTCGGGCAAAGTTGCCAATGGCGGGGTCAGCATGTGGtgtgagttgctccaggtgagttcacgtttttgtgtgtctgccaCCGATCACCTGATACGGTGGTGATAACATCGGCCTCCCCCACGCCCCCTTGGCAGGTGAACTTCTTCGATGAATACCAAATGGAAGGCTTGTCGCCGGAGGCCAACGAGATCTGCCTCGAGGTGGCACCGGAGAACATCTCCAGGGCCCTGAAAACGGCCCAGAATGCCAAGGCTGTCAAAGTGAAGTTGACGAAGAAGCACTGTCCATGTCTTACCCTGTCCGCAGAGTTGGTAAGCTCCACAGCTGAGCACGACCAAGAATCCTTCTGTCATAGATGGACCTAAAAATGTCACACAagcttttgctcttttttttttttttgtccattgtgttgtattttacaAGCCTTCACTGTCCAGTATTAGCCGTGTTGTGACACATGACATTCCAGTTGAAGTAATTCCCAGAAGACTTTGGCATGAATTTAAAGAGCCCACCGTGCCAGACTTCGATGTGAGTCACGTTCCACACATACAGcgttatgatttaaaaaaaaaaatacttatttgTTCACATGGAATGTAACTACAATTTTTGTTCTGTAGGTCAGCATATATTTGCCACCTCTAAAGACAATGAAAAACGTTGTTGACAGAATGAAGAACCTTTCCAACATTTTGGTGAGACGCCTGTATTACtttaattgtgaaattaaaCCAATATGCAGTTCCGCATGGATTCGGTCAGGCTTTTAAAGGTTTTTGAGTTAACGTGCATCTCTTTCAGGTATTGGAAGCCAACCTTGGTGGTGAGATGAATTTGAAAATTGAAACAGACTTGGTGTCTGTTACTACACACTTCAAAGACCTGGGAAACCCACCCTGGGGTACGTCCTGTTAGAGAGACGCACACCTCCTATATGGCAGTCTCGCGTTGGTTGAAATTAGATAAATGCTTTggagaaaatatatatacacacacacactatcagtTCATGGCATGGTCTACATAAATGTAGCATAAatatctatatacatatatattaacgTTACAGAATGACAATGCTACTTTAAAATAAGGAAAATTTCtctttaaaattgaatttgaatttatcaACATTCAGTCCAAAGATGTTGTTCTGAATTAAAGGCCTTTCGGTTTCTTTACAGGATTTCTGTAAATGGTAGAAATAATTAAAGAAATGGTAAATGTTTGAAAGAATTAAACTGTGATCTGCTGCCTTAATTTTCACACCCTCCGTGTTCTGAAGGTGACAGTGCATCACAAAGCAGGAGCCAGAGCTGGGACCCTGAGGCCATGGCCCACGCTCGGGTAGACGTCAGGAAGCTACAGCAGttcctcattggccagcagatCAACCCAAGCAAAGCCATGTGCAGTAAGTCATGAGCAGATCTGAGCAATGCTAGGAACCCAGCTGAAACGCACTGTTGTGAAATGTTTGAAGTCAATGTGCTTTCCCTTGTACATTTCAGATATTGTTCATAATCGGATTGTGCACCTGATTTTGCTGCAGGAAGACATGTCTCTTCAATACTTCATCCCAGCTGTGGCTTGAGATGGAAAGCCAGGAGCAGTGTTGCCTTGTGGACATTTGATTTACTGCCTTAATTTCTTAATATGAGCAATGGGCATGAATCTGCATGGTTTATAAATGTCATCAAAACAGTTGGTGGTGATGTTTCTACATGGGGCCCAATACATTTCTGTTAGTGTACTTCAGTTTTCCCTCAGTTTGTGGAAACAAAGCAGGCTTAAAGTTTAATAGAGCACTCTTGAATAGATGGTCATTTGTCTTAATGGATGGACAGctctaataatattttttattaaatattatataagaTGCCTTGTTTATGTTACTGTTTAATGACTTGTATTTCACAATTTTTCAGATCATAAGACTGGACTTCtacaattttaaataaaccGTACCCAAGTATTTGATTTCTCTTTGATTTCTCAGTACGTTTGAAATATTTAGTACAGGTTTAGTACAACAATCTTAAAATAAGAGACTACATTTTAAAGTCCCCTAGGGGAAAATCCTTTGAACATCCCTCAAAAATGTTAATGCAGGTGGATTGTTTCAAGGTTGGGTGGTAgttagtagcctactgggtaacacgcTCCGACTTcgacttaataccattgtgtccctgaataagacacttaaccctgagtgtctccagggggaccgtccctgtaactatagtaagtcgctctggataagggtgtctgataaatgctgtaaatcgtGTAAAAGAAACAAATTGTACCGTGAACTATTAAGAGTAAATTGAAAATAAGAGTAATAAAAGGCCGGTCAAAGTCAGCAATGGGAGAGGGGAGAGAAGAAACAAGGATTTCTGAAACTGACTGTAAGCAATCAATTGTGAGAACCCAGTGCTTTCGGACCGGCCTAATGCAGCGCGACTCAGACCTCAATTTATGACGTGCACCGCGGCTCATAATTATTCCTAACGGTGAGGCGATTCACACTTTCTCTGCAAAGTCGTTTCAGCTCAGTGTCGAGAAAACCTCGCTTTGGTGTGTTATTACTAAACATTCTTTAAAAGAAGGTGTATCGAAGTAACACGCGTTTCACAGTTTCGCTCTTGGACGCCGCAATGCATGCTGGTTAATATGTAGATTTCCTTGTCGGCGACGCCTCATTCACCCGTCTGTGACTGTTTCGGCGCGTACAAAACATTCACCGCGAATTCTTAAAGCGCtatggcaggaaaaaaaaggccagcGACTAAACATTGCAACGGTGTATTTATATCTGCCCACATGTCTGGTGTTATATATGTCGTGGTGGTCCTCGGCGCATCCTTCTCAGCGCATCCttttaaatctatttttacatttacagcatttatcagacgcccttatccagagcgacttacaatcagcagttacagggacagttacagggacagtcctcatTATCATAAAATGTGTACGCGTTGTGGTGGCATTTAAATGCGTTTGAACGTGTGCAACGGTGCTATGTCTGTCTCTGTGATATTGCACTAAAAGAATTTCAAAGGTTACCCGGGTATTTGGTTTCTAAATGCAATCGAACAcccaaattttatttaatagccAAACACCAGAGAACGTTGTTAATCTATAACGCATTTGAATTTCAATAAATACAACGGAATCACAAAAGAACGAATTTTGTAGTAATGGTCTGACACTAGGGGGAGCAATGCGTAcatctatatttttttacactcgTTGAGCGAAACTTGTGTGTTTTGACGCAAATAGCGTGTTCGCAAACTCTCTGGTGTTTGATCGTACGGTCATATTTTCGTGGTTTTAAAATCAGAGCAAATTTACGAATCTCCAAATCTCCAGAGAGAAAGCTGATTCTGTGATTCCCCCCGAAGCGCATGTTATGCAACCTCCTTCTTCGCGTTTTGCGCCAAGCACGCAGGCACAGCGCCCGAACCATAGTTTCCAAACCGACGCGCAACGGTGAAAGTGGcgataaagcttttttttttttttcaagtttccCCATTAAAAGCTATACGAACCGCACGCACGTTGCCAGCAGTAATACTGCCGCCTGCATCTCCAGGTGAGAAACCCGAGAGGAGCGAAGCCTCACAATGTACAATGGGACAGCAACCTGCCAACTGCACACAAAGGTGACCTGTACCCATCCGACCGGCCATACTCCCACCCGTCCCGTtactctatctatctatctatctatctatctatctatctatctatctatctatctatctatctatctatctaatagATCTGTTTAATAGATCTATCTATCTCGTCCATTCTATCGATCAATCTCTCTCGTCCATTCAGCTGTAAAAGTGGATCATGTGCTGCAGGGTTGGCGCTGCCTGCTGGTTCTAAGGTGCAGAGTCACGGGCGCAGCCGTGGGAACTGGCGGACCCTCCGTCACTcgccacccacccacccaccctctcctctcttctcctctcttctgctctcttctcttctcttctcttctcctctcctctcctctcctcttttttgTACGTTGGTTCGCCGCCGCGGAATGTAACGGCGCGGCCGGCGAGAGCGCAGCGTCACGCAGGACCGCACCTCTCCGCGGGGGAACTAAGTGCCGACCGGAGGGACCCGGGATCCGCGGGAGAAGCCACCATGAACCCGCCGTGCGCCCGCTGCGGGAAGATCGTCTATCCGACGGAGAAAGTCAGCTGCCTGGACAAGGTGGGACGCGCGCAGGAACCGGTGGCCGGACGGTGATGGATGGCGCTTTCGTTCTCGCAGCTTTGCTCTCTAAAGTTCCGCGTTTACGCGAACCAAAATTCGTTTGCTGAAAAGTTGAAGGCGCCAGAGGAGCGAAGTGTCGCGCGAAGCTCTGCTGGAGTTTGCACGACGTTGTCGCGTTATGGAGCGCGACACTATGGAATGGGGCAGAATTCTTTACTTTTTAGTGTCTCCTGCTTATTTTCCGTGCAAAGCTGCAGGAGGAGGTCGGTGGCCTTCCATCAATATTTGGCTGGCAAAGTCCAGTTTCTCAGTGACGCGCCGTGCAGGGTCACT
Coding sequences within it:
- the hus1 gene encoding checkpoint protein HUS1 isoform X1, with translation MKFRAKMIDLGCLNHFTRVVNTIAKLTKSCVLRLTPDNLYFVLSGKVANGGVSMWCELLQVNFFDEYQMEGLSPEANEICLEVAPENISRALKTAQNAKAVKVKLTKKHCPCLTLSAELPSLSSISRVVTHDIPVEVIPRRLWHEFKEPTVPDFDVSIYLPPLKTMKNVVDRMKNLSNILVLEANLGGEMNLKIETDLVSVTTHFKDLGNPPWGDSASQSRSQSWDPEAMAHARVDVRKLQQFLIGQQINPSKAMCNIVHNRIVHLILLQEDMSLQYFIPAVA
- the hus1 gene encoding checkpoint protein HUS1 isoform X2; the encoded protein is MWCELLQVNFFDEYQMEGLSPEANEICLEVAPENISRALKTAQNAKAVKVKLTKKHCPCLTLSAELPSLSSISRVVTHDIPVEVIPRRLWHEFKEPTVPDFDVSIYLPPLKTMKNVVDRMKNLSNILVLEANLGGEMNLKIETDLVSVTTHFKDLGNPPWGDSASQSRSQSWDPEAMAHARVDVRKLQQFLIGQQINPSKAMCNIVHNRIVHLILLQEDMSLQYFIPAVA